CATGTTCGCAGCTGGTGAGATCATGGCCGGCAATGTACTGGGCAAGGGCTATCTCGCCGGTATTGGCATGACGATTGGCAGTATCTTCGGTCGTATTGCCGGACAAGGGGCAGCGCAAGCGAAACATAGGCCGGAATAAGCAAAGCGTTTCCGGCGGACCATGCCAAAGAAACCTATGAAACTCGATACCAGTATTCATGCCGAAGCCAATCGGCAAATGACGATCTGCAATGCCTGTCGCTATTGTGAGGGACTCTGTGCCGTCTTCCCGGCCATGACGCGACGACGCACTTTCAGTGATGGCGATCTCGAATACCTCGCCAATCTCTGCCACAGTTGTGGCGCGTGCTATTACGCCTGCCAGTATGTGCCGCCGCACGAATTCGCAGTCAACGTTCCGCAAATCTTCGCTCAATTAAGATCTGAGTCTTACTATCGCTCAGCGTGGCCACGCACGTTCGCTCCGTTGTTTCAGCGCAACGGCCTTATCATTGCGCTTGCGGCAACAGTTGCCATAGCCCTTTTTATTGGTGGTTTTGTCGCAATGCATGATCCAGATGCTCTGTTTGCTGTCCACACTGGACCAGGAGCGTTTTATCGTTTGATGCCACACGAGACGATGGTCGCACTTTTCGGTGGGGTCTTTCTCTTTGCCGTCGTGGCTATTGTAATAAGTGTACGAACATTCTGGCGCACGAGTGGTGGCGGTACCATCGGTCTGTCAGACCTCCTCATTGCCGGACAGGCGACAGCTACGTTGCGTTATCTTGATGGCCAGCGCGGTGGCTGCATGAACGAGGATGAACAACCGACCGATCGTCGTCGTTTCTATCATCACTGTACATTCTATGGCTTTCTGCTGTGCTTTGCTTCCACTTCGTTAGCCACGGTCCTTCATAACCTCCTCGGCTGGCACGCACCATATGCGTGGTACAATCCGGTGGTCCTGCTGGGGGTCCTCGGTGGCAGCGGCCTTTTAATCGGGCCAGCGGGGCTGCTTCGTGCCAAGCAGAGGCGCGACCCTCAGGTCGTCAGTTCCGATACACGAGGCATGGAAGTGGCGTTTCTCGCTATGTTACTGCTGACCAGTGCTTCTGGTTTGCTCTTACTCGTACTGCGCGCGACTCCAGCGATGGGAATCTTACTAGCCTTGCATCTTGGGATTGTCTTTGCCCTTTTCCTGACGTTTCCCTATGGAAAGTTTGTCCATGGTTTTTATCGCTATGCTGCACTGATACGTTTCGCCCGCGAGAGCAAGCTGCCGGTTGCTGGAACAGCAGATTGAGTGATCAAATCATCAGGCCATCGGGGCATGGCGAACAAGAGGCAACTCGGATCAGCTTTTAGTTCTTCAATGACTCAATCGCCCGATGACTCGATCACTCAATGCTTCCAAAAGTTCTTTCGCCTCTTGTAAATCCGTGGCAATGCGCATCATTTCCGCTATGCCCTGTAC
This window of the Deltaproteobacteria bacterium genome carries:
- the tcuB gene encoding tricarballylate utilization 4Fe-4S protein TcuB, encoding MPKKPMKLDTSIHAEANRQMTICNACRYCEGLCAVFPAMTRRRTFSDGDLEYLANLCHSCGACYYACQYVPPHEFAVNVPQIFAQLRSESYYRSAWPRTFAPLFQRNGLIIALAATVAIALFIGGFVAMHDPDALFAVHTGPGAFYRLMPHETMVALFGGVFLFAVVAIVISVRTFWRTSGGGTIGLSDLLIAGQATATLRYLDGQRGGCMNEDEQPTDRRRFYHHCTFYGFLLCFASTSLATVLHNLLGWHAPYAWYNPVVLLGVLGGSGLLIGPAGLLRAKQRRDPQVVSSDTRGMEVAFLAMLLLTSASGLLLLVLRATPAMGILLALHLGIVFALFLTFPYGKFVHGFYRYAALIRFARESKLPVAGTAD